ACtactataatacatattatataaaacaagGACTTTTATgtctcttttaataataataatttctaaatgaATATCCATCAGctaaaattcatttttgtaattatcttttttcttgaattcagtttttcaattaatacaaataataaaataatagtttaGCTTATCACAGGTACAaatgatttaaagaaaatgagtAATTCAACCAAAATTACATTGTatactattaatgttaataatatattgaatgtACTAATAGGCAGTGTCATAAGACACATTTCATTGGTCACTATTACTTCTGCTTGTATTGCATTCTACTTAGTTTTAAGCACAGATTTAATAAAGTATAAGTTCAAAAATTcccataaaataaataaaaaatattgtagatTTAACAGAATAAGTAACAATATTGGTtgaataatcaattaaattaattatatttatattgaaaattattgttataacttttGAGTAtttgaaagtatatatattataatttataaattaagtatataaaaaaattttgaactTTACAATAAATtgagaaatttgttttttataagtTCCAATTgcattaatacaataattaaaagttatgACTGTTACACATTTtggagaaaaattattctgaATGTGAACTTACTGGTCCGAtagaaatttgtataaaaaatatgtgcAAGAGTAAGGAGTCAATGCGccgatatttttatgaaaatttccaAACATATTCCTTTACTGCTGTGCCTTTGGAAGAACATTTCCATATATCCATGATTAAACAAAGCACACGACACTTAAGAATTTGATTAATTACATTCAATTTTCTCATTCTGGATAATTTATGTAGGCATACGATACTTAGTACAGTTGTTATTCAACTTATGCTATACAAATAcaaaattgttatattgtcCCACAGTACATGTAAGATATCTTAACATTATAGTTTGTATTTATAATGTGACCTACAATTTCGCATAAATGTACTAAGCAATGATGTGTATAAAATTACATGTAAATGAAATGATTTACGATACATAAGCAGCTTAAGAAAGTGTCTACATTTTGTAATGGCAATCATTCACATTACATTTATATGCACCACTGGTACTtcagttattattaaaactgtGATAAACTATTCATATTGTTACTATGATCATcacatatactattatattctaGATCATATGTCtctttatataaaaacgtaatcatgcaaaatgaatattttttatcaaagctTATATTGCAAAGTCTTAGATATGATCATATGACATGatcatagataataatattcaatactTTTGACACTAAAATcggtattttttaaatatgtgcaaacgtaaaattatgaatcttgcaaatcattatctttagaaatacatattaaagaaatatttgtagTGTACTTTCTTATTATGCTTCAACTGCacaaaatttttgtaatagCATAAACATACAACTATAACTCAACAACCCTTACTTTCATTCACATTCATtacttgatattatttaaagcataattactatgattaaaacATTGTTCTTAGACCTTACTAGTGacttagatatatatctatacttatatatatatttatgtatgcatgtatgatTTATGATTCATATTATACACATAGACGTATACGTTGTACATAAGGATATCTCATTTTAATGAATCAatacatggaaatatttttatttgaaatttgttggttaaaaatattttgatgcATTGATTAAAATAAGATATGCTATgtcatgtatatgtatatatgtatgtatgtgtacgtatgtatgtatgtatgtatgtatgtatgtatatatgtatgtatgtatgtatgtatgtatgtatgtatgtatgtatgtatgtatgtatatatatatatatatatatatatatatatatatatatatttacgtatatttattatatatattcaaactggtgacagaaattaaaattcaatattttaacaGAAATGTAAGAGAGtgtaaaatgttatttttgattttccaCCACCAATATATACTTTATCTCTGCACTGTATTTATTACatcttttattgtattttgaaCCTCACTTAATAGTCTTGTATTCTCTGCAATATTTCTTGTTCCAGCTGCTCTTAGTTGTCGTGCTTGTAGCTCAAGTCTAGTGAGTAAATCGCGGAACTGAAACCTCGCGTGTGGTGCTATTGCAGTATCTGTAAGACTTATGCACATACCATGGAGCAAGCCAACTTTATCGGATAGTTGAAGCCAACTAGCCATGATTATAGTTGGACTACCTTTAAGATTCAAAATACTATTTTCAATGACATTCGAAATTTCGATTACACTATGTTTTACTGCACCTTTTGATTCGGCAGTTTGTTTATTTGCATCTTCATCTGTCTGTGAAGTAGACTTATTGCAATTTGGTGTAGCGTATATTGAGGAACCAAAATGTTTAGTTGAAGAAACTAATGGTTTTAGTGGCTTAGCTGGCACAACAGGTTTTTCTATATCTGTGGATGATGTCGGAGGCCATACTCTTGTGTCTCCTTTACTCGTAGAACTACGTGTTGATGCCCCACTATGATCTTCTGGTGAATCTTCACCTGCATCAACTATATCTGGTTTATTTACACCTCGAACACTTAATTTAGGACTGAGCGGTTGATTATCGCAGGAAGCTTCTTTATTTTCCCATAATTTTTTTAGGCTACTTATACTTCCGGTACTTCTACGTTTATCATCAACTTGATCATCTGTACCTAATTCTGAAGAATCTGTGATACTACTTCCAATATCATCAAAccgttttgttttatcttccacaactttatctttttctgcATTATCTACCTTTCGTAATCTAGccttaaaatcaattatttgattatctccagtttcttccttttgcgggttattccttttatctacctttttcaatttgaagcCTATATTGCCAGTGCTTATTACACTCTCTGTTATAGGTGAAGATGCATCAATCTCTTTGTGTGTAGTGTGTTTATCAAGATTTAAATGATGATCCTGTGCAATTGAAAAACTATCATTGCTCTTCAGATTAGAAATGGCATACTCATTTTGTACTGAATGTTTGTTTGTATCCATACTAAAGCTGGCACATAACTCTGATAATAACTGAGATGCAGGATCAAGAGGTAATGAAGGTACATTACCTGCAATTCCacttttttttacagatcCTCCGTGTTTCATATCAgcactttgttttatttcattaaccAATTTTAACTCTAACATCTCCTTCATCCCTGGTTTGGATTCAAATGTATCTGTTATACCAACAGCAgcaggaggtggaggtggtggcgGAGGCGGTGGTGGTGCTTCTTCCGGAGATGATGTTAATTCCGTTGATTCCAGTCTTACGTTACTAGATACCTCTTTCGTTTTaagaattgtttttttatcatccAAAGATTTATTTACGGCACAATGTATTTCGCTAGTAGTTTCTCTGCGCCGTAAGTTTACACCAAATCTAGAACTAGCTTCTTTCACGGAAGGTTCTACATTTCTAACATCGTTGTTCTTATCATCTTGATCATCATTTACTTCATCCTTTATTTTCCATtctgattttaattttctgaCACTTACTGGTGAATTAGTTTTAATATGAGAAATATCACTATTTGGAGAAGCCGTTACAGGCGGAGGCAGATCACATTGATCTGCaggattaaaaatttcatctgGTGGTGGTGGCAAGTCAATAGGTGGTGGAGGAAATTCAAGATCAGCAAGTGTTGGTTGAACGGATCTTGATGGACTGGCTGTTCTGAAACCAGTATTATTTGGACCTCGGAAAGTTCTTAATCCAATATtttctgtattattttttctaatcccTACTGTCCGACTGCGTGGTGAATTTGGTGGTTGATAAGTATTTACTACACCACTGGAAGAATTACTGCGTGTCATTTGAGGCTGATTACGTAAATTGTTTTGACGAGGAGAAAGCGAACGATGCTGCGGCGTATCCGTACTACTTGTAACGTCATGTTGTTCCACAACTGTAGATATTGCCGAAGTAGCTGCAATATTTTCTTGATTAGAAGGCATTCCACTCTGCCGAAGACTTTCTAGGTAGGCGCCAATTCTTGCACCCTTAGGTAGGGTACCATAACGGTTAATTGCTCTCTTAACATTTTGCACCTCTAGTGCACCTACATGTACCAActgaaataaatttgattataagcttcatatatttaaaaacgttGAAATTCATTCAAGCAGTGCTAAATGCATTTACCATTAGACAAAATTTTACAAGTTAAAAATATCTCAATAAATATTGATCGTCACATAATTTGTAATACTTTGGAATTACAATATTGTTACACGAATGACTACTATACATTTTAAGCCTGGCCACAATGCATGTTCATTGTACCTTCTGAGGCAGTACTTCCTTAGATGGATAAGGTCGtgttttaatttgtttctgATTGCATGGTATGTTGGAAACAGGTTCTGGCGAAGTTGATGGTTGAGGAACAAAATTAGGTTCTGCTGTCCCCTGAGACCCATCTCCATCGTCGTCCACTTCGCAACCTCCTGTAGTAATTGACTGTGTAGCCATTGTCACAAGATCTCGTGTGATACCTGAGTTGTCATTTAATAAACAAAGTATACTGTACATAatctatgattaaatattccTGCAGTAAGTAAGCATAACTTCATACAGGAATAGAACATATAGCTCTATCatagatgaaaaagaatttttgggtagaaaatatcaatgctatATTGTTTTActgtatatttctttcatataacTCAGGGTCATTCTCCTTAATCGTGATCATAAAGGGAAGTCAATTATATAGAAGactcttattataaataagtattatttcaatttcgtAATATGTATGTTTTTTTGTATGTACTAAAAATGACTGTTGAAAAAATACTGTCGAAAAAATCGTGCAGGCCAGAAGTAGTTATGATGAAGTGTTTCTTAATAGGTATTTTATAATgcacgtgcgtgcgtgcgtgaaTGTGTTTAGAAACATCAGTAAACTCACATAACACTGCTTGAACAcattcaaaatttatataaaaatacaatatttttcattaaaatatagaatttcTGTTAATTCTACAAGAAATGATTACAagtaatatctttaaaatggAAATtacttaaattaaaattacataaaaaaagaaaaatatataagatataaaataaaaatataaatatatttctattactttttttttgtaattacatCATGCATaaacatgatatatatttggattaatattaaaaagaaatattatatataaagatattattatcaatttatcataaaagcagtcataaagaaagaagaaaaataataataaactgcAACTACGTATAAATTGATTAAGATCAACTAGATACAAATGTGCACTGATATAATATCCAACAATTACTTTTAGAACTTTCAAGTATTTTGCATTTTACTATGCACATTCAGAACATATTGGCTCATGGAGAATGACCCACATTCCTGAAGCTATGAGCCACTGTAGATAACGTATAATAAAACCAACATAACTGAAATTCGAATTAATAGAATACAAGCTGGACGTGCATACATCATTAcacttaattaatataatgaaataccTTCAAAAATCTTATCAATACCATTTAGATCTGTGGCATCATCAAGTGCTATGGCGGCAGCATCGGTATTTTGTTGATCTTGTTCCTGGTATGCCGAATCGCGAAATGAACTGCACGATGATAATAGACTGTGGAAAAAATGAATCatcttgtaataatataaatcaaatccttttaaaattattagcttataaaataaataaaaacctACCTCGTTCGTTTTGGAGGTGCAGGTGCttgtttcccttttttatttgttgaaCGTCTCATTTGTacgatattactgttactttTACTCGATAATCCACCCACAAAAGTACTTAATTTAGTTACAGAACTAGCACCATCTAAatgtaagaaaattattacgatattacaaatataaatatgatagcacatataaacataaaatttttaataaattgcaTCACCTTGTGGTATACCAGAGGAAGACATTTGTTCAGATACAAGTACAAGTCCATGGATGTTTCCAGTACTACCAGTTTGTGATTTTTTATATGCAAGCAATGGAATTTCTCCTCCACCTTGCAGTTGTTTCTCAACttctaaagtatatatatatttatttgttaatatatgtaaataattatattagggggaccggaaagtaatgtcgtttctgcgcatgtcgatatttgattgtgattaaaaataaaaacttgttaaaaatttattcgtttgaatttaatttaagaaagcgacattactttccggtccacctaatatgTTAATTTAAGATTTAGAAAAtctaacaaatttattacctTCTGTAATACTAGATTCTTGAAACATATTTTCTAATGAATGATGAATTTCTTTGAAGGTTGGTCGTTCTACTGCAGACCATTGCCAACATTGTCTCATTAATTCGTATACTTTAGGTGGACAACCAGGTGGACATTCCATCCTATAACCCTTTTCCAACATATGATAAACATCTGTCAAATCCACACCAGGGTATGGAGACATGCCATAAGTCGCAATTTCCCACAATAAGATTCCAAATGCCCACACATCAGACTACACAAAAATTCAACCTATTATATTAAAGTTCTACCATCAGGTAtaggaaaattaatattattacctttgtagaaaatttattataagctAATCCTTCCGGGGCAGTCCATTTTATGGGAAATTTAGCACCAGCATGAGCTGTATATGTATCATCTCTCATTAATCGTGCTAAACCAAAATCTGCGACTTTTACTAAATGATTTTCTCCAACCAAACAATTACGTGCTGCTAAATCTCTGTTGTAAAAAATCAAGTAAtgctttaatataattacaacacaaaatataaacaattattgtcaaaaatatttaaaatatacgtatagtacagatatgattaataatacattgtaATTCtacattgtaatatattatattgtaatatacattgaaattatatattataatgtaaataccTGTGAATAAAATTTCTGCTTTCTAAATAGCTCATACCACTTGCTATTTGAGTTGCCATGTGCATGAGAACAACAGCATTTATTTGATGTTTGCTTTCATTACGCAAGTAATCTAATAAATTTCCTTTACTCATAAATTctgtaataatgtaaaatggTGGTTCACGTGTACAAACTCCTAATAATTGTACCAAATTTCtgtgtttcatttctttcattatagcAGCTTCTTCCAGAAAATCTTTAAGTGCCATGGTATCTTCCTgtaattaaagattaaaaatattattgtaaatataattataaataaatatgaacgatatcagaatattattatagatacctTTAATGTCTTCACAGCAACTGTCATATTATACCTCTTCCAAACTGCTTCATATACATCACCATACTGTCCCCCACCTAATTTATGCCTCATTACTATATCAGTCCGATTAATTTCCCATTCATCTGGCTCTGAAATACATTACAGTTTATATGATTTTACACAGtctaatgtattatataatatttgcataaaaagttctttaatattaagagacttatatattaaaaaatttagtgtgttaatatataaattataatattatcagaaacttttattgttttatttttctttttttctttttagaatgACATATTTTAGATGAATTAAGCTGAAAAtgcataattattttattctcccAATAACCTGTTAATAATacaagttattaataatactttatgTTTTAAAGTCATGCATATCaagttttatcaaatttatagtatattaaaacaaaattagaaagataaagaaggaaactaaagagatgaataaaataaataacattaatttttcttttatttaggGATTGAGTACTTGAAAAAATGTgcttgaataaaaaaaaagaaaaaaaaaaagaaaaaaaaagaaaagaaaaaaaagaaaaagaaaaaaaaaatattgacaaaAATGTATACGCCACCTGGACTAAGTGGAAACACAGTAGGCTTATTATGCTTTGGTGCAGGATAAAGCAGTTGCGTAATAAGACCGTCAGCAAGCATTGAATGATGGTGAACCAGTTCAGCTAATGTATTAAATTTACTTTCTGTTGTGACAAACATCTGAAATGATGAAATATGAGAGTTATATGAATTTGTATTTGTTAAGTAACGAACTAACCTTTCCTTCACTATCTTCATTGATTCTATAATGATACACTCGTCCTTCATATCTTAAAGAAATGCTACGTTGACCTGGACTACTCTCTGATTCACGAACAAGAAAACTACCATTTATGCCAGAACTTAAAAGATATTCTGCAGCATTTCTAGATATTCTTCCATGATACCAAGAATGCTTTTCCAAGGAATTAACAGGAGTTACATAGTTCGACGGAACCCACCCTACTTGACCAGCACTTGAATGTGCTTCACACCACTCTCCACTTTTATTATAACTGAGAATACGTACTTGTTCAcctgtttataaaaattataaaaaatcatattattatcaattcaaaagaatgaaactacCAGTATTGCAAATATGCTAATATATACCTTTCTTCAAACTAAGCTGATTTTCTCCTCCTGCTTGAAAATCATATAATGCAACAAATAATTGCGGATCATCTTCTTCTTGTGTTAAAAGATTCTCCTTGCTAGTCCACCTATTCAAACATCattgtaaatattcttattcaaatataattttttttagttgCAGAATATTGCTTTAaaccatatatttatttttttacaactGACGATAagagatattttcaaattattaaatacttcCAAATTTAGCCTGTTAGACATTATCATATACTtgttaaatttgtaaaaatgaaacttcgtaaagaaatatattaaacagaCTTGAATTTTCAACCATAAAATATAAGTTGATCATAAaatatagaaggaaaaaaaagagaaaacataaatgcatacatatgcatacacctatacacatatgcagttaataaacaatttatatatttaacctGTTAGCAGCTTCAAGGAGTCCACTAGTAGATATGCTAGTATGTTGCTGAATATTTGTTTGTTGTGAAATTGGTTGAACATTAGAACTACTAGGCGGATCCCCCTCTGGTAATGCTGGAATGTGAGGTAGGGGTCTACTTTGTAATAGAGCctctgtaaaaaaagaaaaataatgagaataaagatAGGGACaagaatgatgatgatataacagtatctttttcattcacaAACTAATTCAATCTTTATTGAGGATGACTATTGCATAACAGTATCTATATAGAATTGTGCctctaaattttttataaactctACCAAGTTACATAacaggaaaaaataattttatttattaataattcaaataagaataaaaaagttattgttctattaaaaataaaaaaaaaattgtataataaatcaatttatatacaaGATAGTTCACAGTCATACTTATAATCATGAGCAATGGTACATAGTACATGCTATCATAACTTTTCATTACAAGTATCATTGTagataatttcatatatttcaaaagttaacgctaatttaaaaaaaaaatataatataaaaaaatataatataaaaaaatataatatgttaaaaatataatcattataaattatataagtaataGATCACATTTTgagatatgtaatatttaataaaaataatgataatgatagttCAATAGAAAATTGATAGATGTTAAAAAGAAGACTTTAAAAAAGAGGGTGGAAATTTGGAAAGCAAAAGAATATACATAAGAATTGATACACATTACCACTATGTTCAGTAAATATGTTAGATCCTATAATACGAGACTCCTTTAAATTTCTGGGTTGCTTTCGCGTTTGTCGCACGGTAGACCCGGCTGGAATTATTCTGTCTTTAGTTTGTTGAGCACCCATAGTTCCTCAATTACCATGCCCTTATATTCCCTCGGCTACAAATACGCCGAGGCCAAGTTCCTCACGCACTCACTTTTGACACACTATTCAAACTTACATTATACGTTTTATAAAGCAAAACGCGGGTTTATTTTAAATCACAAATCACTGTGATGTCCCTTATATTCACATTTTTATATGTCAATTACGCTCGCTACTCTCGCCATATTTGACAGCTTTGACGTCGATTATTTAGTTTGTCGGCGCATTGCTGCGGGGCAGCACATCGGGGGTTGGTTTACATGCGTGCACGAATTACATGTTCATTGATGCGTCGAATTTGACTTTTTCGATTGGTCgtgaattgaattttttctcttcatatatttctatttttaataataccaaattgatatttacatattgatgataaataacgatttttctttatgtacAATACAACGATAAGTAACTTTTCTAATCAGCATTAAAAAGCTCTTTATGTTCATGAAAGTGAATCCACTAGTACTAACGCTAACGTATAGATTGCTGTTCATTGGATGTATATTATCTATGAGAGTTGAAAATACGTAATATTacattgtatatatctattacaaATCTTTACTAATTATATGTTTACCCATAATGCTTTAGACTAGAGAACAGAATGtagttttaaaaaattgacACTATCGAGATGACGAAATCGTTGTTAATGTGATTGATAGTCAATTTAAAGGAGAATTTTTAAGCGCGATTGTCTAAATACGAGGCATAGATGCAATCGTAAGCGATTGCAGCGCTAGTTTTCCTAGAGACGACAAGGATCTATACTACTTTGTAACATATTTGCCTTTGCTGGTCGCCATAGAACTTGCTATAAATTACACGAAATATTTGATGTAATTTGGGTGAGctctttcattaatttaacatCTAGAAGTTCAACCTTTTTATTAGTATCTCGCGTGATGTTTAGTTAGAAGTACAAGGATTTTATTATACGGAGGTCATTATTAGTTATGCCTCTGACTGATCTTCTCTCCGGGTAAATTTATATGAGAAAATCAACAATTTTCTTACATATTTCAGAAAAACTATGCATTGACAGTTTGGCAATGACATActacaaatataaatgaacGATTTTCCAATTGTATATATGCGTCTTATTTCATTTGCATACGTATTTTCATACCAATACATCTTTATTTAGAAATGACAAATTGTCATTTCATTAGATCTAAAAAacttactttatatatttaaaaagaaaatgatattattttttatattcatcatTGTCTtgtctataaatatatcaatttttttgttactttttctaGCTCATGATGTTCAGTTTGCATGGCAGATAACAGATGGCTGGAAGCAAGatcatattaacaattatcttTAATGCCTACTCCaaggattaattttttatcagcTTATCAAAGAACCTGTTACTGTCAAGATGAGTGTCAATATAGCAAGTATTGctgatctttttaatttactaGAATCTAATAAACTtggagaagtagaagaaataaagcAAGTATTCCATGAACACTTCTTGTGTAGTAAGTAAATTATGTCTTCTATA
This is a stretch of genomic DNA from Vespa crabro chromosome 3, iyVesCrab1.2, whole genome shotgun sequence. It encodes these proteins:
- the LOC124422929 gene encoding tyrosine-protein kinase Abl isoform X4, whose translation is MGAQQTKDRIIPAGSTVRQTRKQPRNLKESRIIGSNIFTEHSEALLQSRPLPHIPALPEGDPPSSSNVQPISQQTNIQQHTSISTSGLLEAANRWTSKENLLTQEEDDPQLFVALYDFQAGGENQLSLKKGEQVRILSYNKSGEWCEAHSSAGQVGWVPSNYVTPVNSLEKHSWYHGRISRNAAEYLLSSGINGSFLVRESESSPGQRSISLRYEGRVYHYRINEDSEGKMFVTTESKFNTLAELVHHHSMLADGLITQLLYPAPKHNKPTVFPLSPEPDEWEINRTDIVMRHKLGGGQYGDVYEAVWKRYNMTVAVKTLKEDTMALKDFLEEAAIMKEMKHRNLVQLLGVCTREPPFYIITEFMSKGNLLDYLRNESKHQINAVVLMHMATQIASGMSYLESRNFIHRDLAARNCLVGENHLVKVADFGLARLMRDDTYTAHAGAKFPIKWTAPEGLAYNKFSTKSDVWAFGILLWEIATYGMSPYPGVDLTDVYHMLEKGYRMECPPGCPPKVYELMRQCWQWSAVERPTFKEIHHSLENMFQESSITEEVEKQLQGGGEIPLLAYKKSQTGSTGNIHGLVLVSEQMSSSGIPQDGASSVTKLSTFVGGLSSKSNSNIVQMRRSTNKKGKQAPAPPKRTSLLSSCSSFRDSAYQEQDQQNTDAAAIALDDATDLNGGCEVDDDGDGSQGTAEPNFVPQPSTSPEPVSNIPCNQKQIKTRPYPSKEVLPQKLVHVGALEVQNVKRAINRYGTLPKGARIGAYLESLRQSGMPSNQENIAATSAISTVVEQHDVTSSTDTPQHRSLSPRQNNLRNQPQMTRSNSSSGVVNTYQPPNSPRSRTVGIRKNNTENIGLRTFRGPNNTGFRTASPSRSVQPTLADLEFPPPPIDLPPPPDEIFNPADQCDLPPPVTASPNSDISHIKTNSPVSVRKLKSEWKIKDEVNDDQDDKNNDVRNVEPSVKEASSRFGVNLRRRETTSEIHCAVNKSLDDKKTILKTKEVSSNVRLESTELTSSPEEAPPPPPPPPPPPAAVGITDTFESKPGMKEMLELKLVNEIKQSADMKHGGSVKKSGIAGNVPSLPLDPASQLLSELCASFSMDTNKHSVQNEYAISNLKSNDSFSIAQDHHLNLDKHTTHKEIDASSPITESVISTGNIGFKLKKVDKRNNPQKEETGDNQIIDFKARLRKVDNAEKDKVVEDKTKRFDDIGSSITDSSELGTDDQVDDKRRSTGSISSLKKLWENKEASCDNQPLSPKLSVRGVNKPDIVDAGEDSPEDHSGASTRSSTSKGDTRVWPPTSSTDIEKPVVPAKPLKPLVSSTKHFGSSIYATPNCNKSTSQTDEDANKQTAESKGAVKHSVIEISNVIENSILNLKGSPTIIMASWLQLSDKVGLLHGMCISLTDTAIAPHARFQFRDLLTRLELQARQLRAAGTRNIAENTRLLSEVQNTIKDVINTVQR
- the LOC124422929 gene encoding tyrosine-protein kinase Abl isoform X1 translates to MGAQQTKDRIIPAGSTVRQTRKQPRNLKESRIIGSNIFTEHSEALLQSRPLPHIPALPEGDPPSSSNVQPISQQTNIQQHTSISTSGLLEAANRWTSKENLLTQEEDDPQLFVALYDFQAGGENQLSLKKGEQVRILSYNKSGEWCEAHSSAGQVGWVPSNYVTPVNSLEKHSWYHGRISRNAAEYLLSSGINGSFLVRESESSPGQRSISLRYEGRVYHYRINEDSEGKMFVTTESKFNTLAELVHHHSMLADGLITQLLYPAPKHNKPTVFPLSPEPDEWEINRTDIVMRHKLGGGQYGDVYEAVWKRYNMTVAVKTLKEDTMALKDFLEEAAIMKEMKHRNLVQLLGVCTREPPFYIITEFMSKGNLLDYLRNESKHQINAVVLMHMATQIASGMSYLESRNFIHRDLAARNCLVGENHLVKVADFGLARLMRDDTYTAHAGAKFPIKWTAPEGLAYNKFSTKSDVWAFGILLWEIATYGMSPYPGVDLTDVYHMLEKGYRMECPPGCPPKVYELMRQCWQWSAVERPTFKEIHHSLENMFQESSITEEVEKQLQGGGEIPLLAYKKSQTGSTGNIHGLVLVSEQMSSSGIPQDGASSVTKLSTFVGGLSSKSNSNIVQMRRSTNKKGKQAPAPPKRTSLLSSCSSFRDSAYQEQDQQNTDAAAIALDDATDLNGIDKIFEGITRDLVTMATQSITTGGCEVDDDGDGSQGTAEPNFVPQPSTSPEPVSNIPCNQKQIKTRPYPSKEVLPQKLVHVGALEVQNVKRAINRYGTLPKGARIGAYLESLRQSGMPSNQENIAATSAISTVVEQHDVTSSTDTPQHRSLSPRQNNLRNQPQMTRSNSSSGVVNTYQPPNSPRSRTVGIRKNNTENIGLRTFRGPNNTGFRTASPSRSVQPTLADLEFPPPPIDLPPPPDEIFNPADQCDLPPPVTASPNSDISHIKTNSPVSVRKLKSEWKIKDEVNDDQDDKNNDVRNVEPSVKEASSRFGVNLRRRETTSEIHCAVNKSLDDKKTILKTKEVSSNVRLESTELTSSPEEAPPPPPPPPPPPAAVGITDTFESKPGMKEMLELKLVNEIKQSADMKHGGSVKKSGIAGNVPSLPLDPASQLLSELCASFSMDTNKHSVQNEYAISNLKSNDSFSIAQDHHLNLDKHTTHKEIDASSPITESVISTGNIGFKLKKVDKRNNPQKEETGDNQIIDFKARLRKVDNAEKDKVVEDKTKRFDDIGSSITDSSELGTDDQVDDKRRSTGSISSLKKLWENKEASCDNQPLSPKLSVRGVNKPDIVDAGEDSPEDHSGASTRSSTSKGDTRVWPPTSSTDIEKPVVPAKPLKPLVSSTKHFGSSIYATPNCNKSTSQTDEDANKQTAESKGAVKHSVIEISNVIENSILNLKGSPTIIMASWLQLSDKVGLLHGMCISLTDTAIAPHARFQFRDLLTRLELQARQLRAAGTRNIAENTRLLSEVQNTIKDVINTVQR
- the LOC124422929 gene encoding tyrosine-protein kinase Abl isoform X5, coding for MRHKLGGGQYGDVYEAVWKRYNMTVAVKTLKEDTMALKDFLEEAAIMKEMKHRNLVQLLGVCTREPPFYIITEFMSKGNLLDYLRNESKHQINAVVLMHMATQIASGMSYLESRNFIHRDLAARNCLVGENHLVKVADFGLARLMRDDTYTAHAGAKFPIKWTAPEGLAYNKFSTKSDVWAFGILLWEIATYGMSPYPGVDLTDVYHMLEKGYRMECPPGCPPKVYELMRQCWQWSAVERPTFKEIHHSLENMFQESSITEEVEKQLQGGGEIPLLAYKKSQTGSTGNIHGLVLVSEQMSSSGIPQDGASSVTKLSTFVGGLSSKSNSNIVQMRRSTNKKGKQAPAPPKRTSLLSSCSSFRDSAYQEQDQQNTDAAAIALDDATDLNGIDKIFEGITRDLVTMATQSITTGGCEVDDDGDGSQGTAEPNFVPQPSTSPEPVSNIPCNQKQIKTRPYPSKEVLPQKLVHVGALEVQNVKRAINRYGTLPKGARIGAYLESLRQSGMPSNQENIAATSAISTVVEQHDVTSSTDTPQHRSLSPRQNNLRNQPQMTRSNSSSGVVNTYQPPNSPRSRTVGIRKNNTENIGLRTFRGPNNTGFRTASPSRSVQPTLADLEFPPPPIDLPPPPDEIFNPADQCDLPPPVTASPNSDISHIKTNSPVSVRKLKSEWKIKDEVNDDQDDKNNDVRNVEPSVKEASSRFGVNLRRRETTSEIHCAVNKSLDDKKTILKTKEVSSNVRLESTELTSSPEEAPPPPPPPPPPPAAVGITDTFESKPGMKEMLELKLVNEIKQSADMKHGGSVKKSGIAGNVPSLPLDPASQLLSELCASFSMDTNKHSVQNEYAISNLKSNDSFSIAQDHHLNLDKHTTHKEIDASSPITESVISTGNIGFKLKKVDKRNNPQKEETGDNQIIDFKARLRKVDNAEKDKVVEDKTKRFDDIGSSITDSSELGTDDQVDDKRRSTGSISSLKKLWENKEASCDNQPLSPKLSVRGVNKPDIVDAGEDSPEDHSGASTRSSTSKGDTRVWPPTSSTDIEKPVVPAKPLKPLVSSTKHFGSSIYATPNCNKSTSQTDEDANKQTAESKGAVKHSVIEISNVIENSILNLKGSPTIIMASWLQLSDKVGLLHGMCISLTDTAIAPHARFQFRDLLTRLELQARQLRAAGTRNIAENTRLLSEVQNTIKDVINTVQR